Proteins from one Halopseudomonas pelagia genomic window:
- a CDS encoding sensor histidine kinase — protein MSDSGSLRGRLLRRLALMLAILLVLGSTAAYWNARRAADVAYDRSLLSSARAIAERLYDDDGKLVVEVPYIALDNFAYDITGRLYYEVLNLEGEPVSGYEDLPGPDASVEMTRNYPALARFYDADYRGAGVRLVSLLQPISGGANPGMAEIRVAETLEARDRMAHTLLRQSLINLGLLAVSALLLAWLAVTAALRPLKRLREEVAGRASDDLRPISTDGLQREVAPLVDSINHFTGRLRENFERQRDFIAEASHELRTPLAALKARIELGLRAPEPEAWKQALHEAQQSTDRTIQLANRLLSMARIERGARAVAEGSAERVAMQPLVQELAISMVPLAHSRGIELALEAERQFEVWGEPTLLQELISNLISNALQHTPKGGQVILRLRAPRSLEIEDTGTGIPESERQKVFQRFYHQGEGTGLGLSIVGEICRAHRAEITLHQGPLGGLLVRVGFPA, from the coding sequence ATGAGCGATTCCGGCAGCTTGCGCGGCCGCCTGTTACGGCGCCTGGCGCTGATGTTGGCGATTCTGCTGGTGTTGGGCAGTACTGCGGCTTACTGGAACGCCCGCCGGGCTGCGGATGTGGCCTATGATCGCTCGTTGCTGTCCTCGGCGCGGGCGATCGCCGAACGATTGTATGACGATGACGGCAAGCTGGTGGTGGAAGTGCCTTATATCGCGCTGGACAATTTCGCCTACGACATTACCGGCCGGCTGTATTACGAGGTGCTGAACCTGGAGGGAGAGCCGGTCTCCGGTTACGAGGATCTCCCCGGCCCCGATGCCAGCGTTGAGATGACCCGTAACTACCCTGCCCTGGCCCGCTTTTACGATGCCGATTATCGCGGCGCTGGCGTACGGCTGGTCAGCCTGTTGCAGCCGATCAGCGGCGGCGCCAATCCGGGTATGGCCGAGATTCGCGTCGCCGAAACCCTCGAAGCCCGGGACCGCATGGCGCACACGCTATTACGTCAGTCGTTGATCAATCTTGGGTTGCTGGCCGTCAGCGCACTGCTACTCGCCTGGCTGGCGGTCACCGCTGCATTACGGCCGCTCAAGCGATTGCGCGAAGAAGTCGCCGGGCGCGCCAGTGATGATCTGCGTCCCATCAGCACCGATGGCTTGCAGCGTGAGGTTGCCCCGCTGGTGGATTCTATCAACCACTTTACCGGACGCCTGCGTGAGAACTTCGAGCGCCAGCGCGACTTTATTGCCGAGGCTTCCCACGAGCTGCGCACGCCGTTGGCGGCGCTCAAGGCACGGATTGAACTGGGCTTGCGTGCCCCCGAGCCCGAGGCCTGGAAACAGGCGCTGCATGAAGCGCAGCAAAGTACTGACCGGACCATTCAGCTGGCGAATCGGCTACTGTCGATGGCGCGCATTGAGCGGGGCGCGCGGGCGGTGGCTGAAGGCAGTGCGGAGCGGGTGGCGATGCAGCCGCTGGTCCAGGAGTTGGCCATTAGTATGGTGCCGCTGGCCCACTCGCGGGGGATAGAGTTGGCCCTGGAGGCGGAGCGGCAGTTCGAGGTGTGGGGCGAGCCGACCTTGCTGCAAGAGCTGATCAGTAACCTGATATCCAATGCCCTGCAGCACACGCCGAAGGGTGGCCAGGTCATTCTGCGTTTGCGTGCGCCGCGCTCGCTGGAGATCGAAGACACCGGCACCGGCATCCCAGAGAGCGAACGGCAAAAGGTTTTTCAGCGCTTTTATCACCAGGGCGAAGGCACCGGGTTGGGGCTGTCGATCGTCGGCGAAATATGCCGTGCCCACCGCGCCGAAATTACCTTGCATCAAGGTCCACTCGGCGGCTTGCTGGTCAGGGTCGGATTCCCCGCCTGA
- a CDS encoding response regulator gives MRILLVEDDPELAESLTRMLKAGGWTVDTLHDGVVADQALRSEDYALAILDVGLPRMDGFDVLRLLRERGQTLAVLMLTARGEVADRVRGLNLGADDYLAKPFELSELEARVNALLRRSLMGGERQQQCGELVYDLNDRRFTLCGQPLQLPSREHAVLENLIARPGRLMSKEQLAGKVFGLDQDANPEAIEIYISRLRRKLEASPVRIVTFRGLGYLLEVQA, from the coding sequence TTGCGCATTTTGCTGGTGGAAGATGACCCGGAGTTGGCGGAAAGCCTGACCCGCATGCTCAAGGCCGGGGGCTGGACGGTGGATACCCTGCACGACGGGGTGGTCGCCGATCAGGCGCTGCGCAGCGAAGATTATGCGCTGGCAATCCTCGATGTCGGGCTGCCGCGCATGGACGGTTTCGACGTTTTGCGCCTACTGCGCGAACGCGGCCAGACCCTGGCGGTACTGATGCTCACCGCGCGCGGCGAGGTGGCTGATCGGGTGCGCGGGCTGAACCTGGGGGCTGACGACTACCTGGCCAAACCCTTCGAACTCAGTGAGCTGGAGGCACGCGTTAACGCCCTGCTGCGCCGCAGTTTGATGGGCGGCGAGCGCCAGCAGCAGTGTGGCGAATTGGTCTACGATCTGAATGACCGGCGCTTCACGCTGTGTGGCCAGCCGCTGCAACTGCCCTCGCGCGAACATGCCGTGCTGGAAAATCTGATCGCCCGTCCGGGGCGGCTGATGAGCAAGGAGCAACTGGCTGGCAAGGTATTCGGGCTGGATCAGGATGCCAATCCGGAGGCGATCGAGATCTATATCTCGCGGCTGCGGCGCAAGCTGGAAGCCAGTCCGGTGCGCATTGTCACCTTTCGCGGCCTGGGCTATCTGCTGGAAGTCCAGGCATGA
- a CDS encoding OprD family porin, whose amino-acid sequence MHTKAHLTRGIPAILLLGSSSLLAQGVMAQGFVEDSSATLSTSNIYFNRDFREGDGQSKREEWAQGFILNVKSGFTPGTIGFGLDAQAMLGLKLDSSPDRTGTGLLPTHDDGRAANEYSKLNLTAKARMSESTLLVGSLLPKLPTLNPNTSRILPQTFEGGMATINEFDNLSISLGRLTKAKDRNSTDAEDITSNNKNQRFGGSFEADHFDWVGLDYQFIPSLAGRYHLAQLDDIYRQHFVGLTHQLALGEGSLKSELRVSVSEEQGAAQAGDIDNQAWQGLFSYALGGHKFGFNLQKMRGDNAFPYIDGSNPVLANFVQINDFAEAGQRSAQVRYDYNFADQGLPGLSFMSRYTKGDQAELVAGGEGKDWERNTELQYVIQEGPLENLGLRWRNASYRSSYARDVDENRLIVSYSLPIW is encoded by the coding sequence ATGCATACGAAGGCGCACCTAACGCGTGGTATTCCCGCCATTCTGTTACTCGGCTCATCGTCCCTTCTGGCGCAAGGCGTTATGGCCCAGGGTTTTGTCGAAGACAGCAGCGCGACACTCAGCACCAGCAATATCTATTTCAACCGTGACTTCCGCGAAGGCGATGGCCAGTCCAAACGCGAGGAGTGGGCTCAGGGTTTTATCCTCAACGTCAAATCCGGATTTACCCCCGGGACCATCGGTTTTGGTCTGGATGCGCAGGCGATGCTCGGCCTGAAACTGGATTCCAGCCCTGACCGCACCGGCACCGGCCTGCTGCCCACTCATGACGACGGCCGCGCTGCGAACGAATACAGCAAGCTGAATCTGACTGCCAAGGCGCGCATGTCCGAATCCACCCTGCTGGTGGGCAGCCTGCTACCCAAGTTGCCAACGCTGAACCCGAACACCAGCCGCATTCTGCCGCAGACCTTCGAAGGCGGCATGGCAACCATCAATGAATTCGACAACCTGAGCATCAGCCTTGGCCGCCTGACCAAGGCCAAGGACCGCAACTCCACTGATGCTGAGGACATTACCTCGAACAACAAAAACCAGCGCTTCGGCGGCTCGTTCGAGGCAGACCATTTCGATTGGGTCGGGTTGGACTACCAGTTCATACCCAGCCTGGCGGGCAGGTATCACCTGGCACAACTGGATGATATCTACCGCCAACATTTTGTGGGCCTGACCCACCAGTTGGCACTGGGCGAGGGCAGCCTGAAGTCGGAGCTGCGCGTGTCCGTTTCCGAGGAGCAGGGCGCCGCTCAGGCTGGCGATATTGATAACCAGGCCTGGCAGGGTTTGTTCAGCTATGCGCTGGGCGGGCATAAATTCGGCTTCAACCTGCAGAAAATGCGCGGCGACAACGCCTTTCCGTATATCGACGGCAGCAACCCGGTACTGGCCAACTTCGTGCAGATCAACGATTTCGCCGAAGCCGGTCAGCGTTCAGCCCAGGTGCGTTATGACTACAATTTTGCCGACCAGGGCCTGCCCGGCCTGAGCTTCATGAGCCGCTACACCAAGGGCGACCAGGCAGAGCTGGTCGCAGGCGGCGAAGGCAAGGACTGGGAACGCAATACCGAGCTGCAGTACGTGATCCAGGAAGGTCCCCTGGAAAATCTGGGTCTGCGCTGGCGCAATGCGTCCTACCGTTCCAGCTATGCCCGTGATGTGGACGAGAACCGTCTGATCGTCAGCTACAGCCTGCCGATCTGGTAA
- a CDS encoding Bug family tripartite tricarboxylate transporter substrate binding protein: protein MKSVLCSSLLAIACLGIATYTLAEEPSRPECIAPASPGGGFDLTCKLAQSALLDSKKLSRPMRVTYMPGGIGAVAYNAVVAQRASEGGTITAFSSGSLLNLAQGKFGRFDENAVKWLAAVGSSYGAIAVRADSEFKTLDDLIAALKKDPSKVVIGSGGTVGSQDWMQTALVARTAGIDPRELRYVAMEGGGELATSLLGGHIDVASTDISDSVPHIESGGIRILAVLADERLPGDAVVDIPTAKEQGYDVSWPVIRGFYMGPDVSEEDYSWWKGTFEEVLASEDYATLREQRELFPFSMTGEKLDTYVKKQVADYKQLASEFGLTQ, encoded by the coding sequence ATGAAATCAGTTCTGTGTTCATCCCTGCTGGCCATTGCCTGCCTTGGCATTGCCACCTATACACTGGCCGAAGAGCCCAGCCGTCCAGAATGTATCGCCCCGGCTTCGCCCGGCGGCGGATTTGACCTTACCTGCAAATTGGCGCAGAGCGCGCTGCTAGACAGCAAGAAGCTCAGCCGCCCAATGCGGGTGACCTACATGCCCGGCGGCATCGGCGCTGTGGCTTACAATGCGGTGGTCGCCCAACGCGCCTCGGAAGGCGGCACCATTACTGCGTTCTCCAGTGGATCATTGCTGAACCTGGCGCAGGGCAAATTTGGCCGTTTCGATGAGAACGCGGTGAAATGGCTGGCCGCTGTAGGCTCCAGCTATGGCGCCATTGCCGTACGCGCCGACTCCGAGTTCAAGACGCTGGATGACCTGATTGCTGCGCTGAAAAAAGATCCGTCCAAGGTAGTGATTGGCTCCGGCGGCACCGTCGGCAGTCAGGATTGGATGCAAACTGCGCTGGTCGCTCGCACCGCCGGTATCGATCCCCGCGAACTGCGCTATGTGGCGATGGAAGGGGGCGGCGAACTCGCTACCTCGCTGCTCGGCGGGCACATTGATGTAGCCAGCACCGATATTTCCGACTCTGTGCCGCATATCGAAAGCGGCGGTATCCGCATTCTGGCGGTGCTTGCTGACGAGCGCCTGCCAGGCGATGCCGTAGTCGATATTCCGACGGCCAAGGAGCAGGGCTACGATGTCAGCTGGCCAGTCATCCGCGGTTTCTACATGGGACCGGACGTCAGCGAGGAAGACTACAGCTGGTGGAAGGGCACCTTCGAGGAGGTTCTGGCTTCCGAGGACTACGCCACACTGCGTGAGCAGCGCGAACTCTTCCCGTTCTCCATGACCGGGGAAAAGCTCGACACCTACGTCAAGAAGCAGGTCGCCGATTACAAGCAGTTGGCGTCCGAATTCGGCCTGACGCAGTAA
- a CDS encoding tripartite tricarboxylate transporter TctB family protein, translated as MLYHRLFAACLLLACVGLGLTAWGYHAPYSYEPVGPRAYPLMLLILLGAGALLLVFKPGLETGDEPEPRIVPTMLRKTLICLALLLALAALFERVGFIVTATLFGLGMARLFGGRWLPSAILAVVLGIGLYFLFDRILDVPLPMGVLAVLEN; from the coding sequence ATGTTGTACCACCGCCTGTTTGCGGCGTGCCTGCTATTGGCCTGCGTTGGCCTTGGCCTGACCGCCTGGGGCTATCACGCGCCCTACTCCTATGAGCCGGTCGGCCCACGCGCCTACCCGCTGATGCTGCTGATCCTGCTCGGCGCCGGCGCGCTGCTGCTGGTGTTCAAGCCGGGGCTGGAAACCGGCGATGAACCTGAGCCAAGGATAGTCCCGACGATGCTGCGCAAAACCCTGATTTGCCTGGCGTTGTTGCTGGCTCTGGCGGCGCTGTTCGAGCGAGTCGGGTTTATCGTCACCGCGACCTTGTTTGGCCTGGGCATGGCCCGGCTATTCGGCGGCCGCTGGCTGCCCAGCGCAATCCTCGCCGTGGTACTGGGCATCGGCCTGTACTTCCTGTTTGACCGCATTCTTGACGTGCCGCTGCCCATGGGCGTGCTGGCCGTACTGGAGAACTGA
- a CDS encoding tripartite tricarboxylate transporter permease — protein MDTLQYLGQGFGVALSPNNLITALAGTTIGTIVGLLPGLGPINGVALLIPVAFALGLPPETALILLAAVYLGCEYGGRISSILLNIPGEASAVMTTLDGYPLARQGKGGIALSISAWSSFIGGMIATVGVVLFAPLLAGWAVSFGPAEYFMLMVFAIVCLAGMAGDKPVKTAVAVLIGLMLSCVGIDANSGVYRFTFGTLGLSDGIQFVVLVLGLFSISEILMLLERTHHGQTAVKASGRMLFNLKEGTSVFATNIRSGLLGFIFGILPGAGATLASAVAYMSEKRIAGASGRFGEGDLRGLAAPETANSASACGSMVPMLTLGIPGSGTTAVMLGALTLYNITPGPLLFQNQPEIVWGLIASLFVANVILIIMNIPMINLFTRILSVPNWTLVPAIAIITSIGVYAVHATTFDLFLMIAIGVFGYILRKLDFPLSALLLGFILGGMMESNLRRALSISDGNLGILWSSPITLGLWVVVAFMVALPFWRAYRARRAVPLTDA, from the coding sequence ATGGATACGTTGCAATATCTCGGACAGGGTTTTGGCGTTGCGCTGAGCCCCAATAACCTGATTACCGCCCTGGCGGGTACCACCATCGGCACCATCGTTGGCCTGCTCCCGGGGCTGGGGCCAATCAACGGCGTGGCGCTACTGATCCCGGTGGCCTTTGCTCTGGGCCTGCCACCCGAGACAGCACTGATCCTGCTCGCGGCGGTGTACCTGGGTTGCGAATACGGCGGACGAATTTCCTCGATTCTGCTGAATATCCCCGGCGAAGCTTCTGCAGTAATGACCACGCTCGACGGTTACCCGCTGGCGCGTCAGGGCAAAGGCGGTATCGCGCTGTCGATCTCGGCCTGGAGTTCCTTTATCGGCGGCATGATCGCGACCGTCGGGGTGGTGCTGTTCGCGCCCTTGCTGGCTGGCTGGGCAGTCTCCTTCGGGCCGGCCGAGTATTTCATGCTGATGGTCTTTGCGATTGTCTGCCTGGCCGGCATGGCCGGAGACAAACCGGTGAAGACCGCCGTGGCGGTGCTCATCGGGCTGATGCTGTCGTGCGTGGGTATTGATGCCAACAGCGGCGTGTATCGCTTTACCTTCGGCACGCTCGGCTTATCCGACGGCATCCAGTTTGTAGTGCTGGTGCTCGGTCTGTTCAGCATCAGCGAAATCCTCATGCTGCTGGAACGCACTCATCATGGCCAGACCGCGGTCAAGGCCAGCGGACGCATGCTGTTCAACCTCAAGGAAGGCACCTCGGTCTTTGCCACCAATATTCGCAGTGGCTTGCTGGGGTTTATTTTCGGCATCCTGCCCGGCGCCGGCGCGACCCTTGCCAGTGCCGTCGCCTATATGTCCGAGAAACGCATTGCCGGTGCCAGCGGCCGCTTTGGCGAGGGAGACCTGCGGGGTCTCGCCGCACCGGAGACCGCCAACAGCGCCTCCGCCTGTGGCTCCATGGTGCCGATGCTGACCCTGGGTATTCCCGGCTCCGGCACCACCGCTGTGATGCTCGGCGCCTTGACCTTGTACAACATCACTCCCGGCCCGCTGCTGTTCCAGAACCAGCCGGAGATTGTCTGGGGTCTGATCGCCTCGCTGTTCGTCGCCAACGTGATCCTGATCATCATGAACATCCCGATGATCAACCTGTTCACCCGTATTCTCTCGGTACCGAACTGGACGCTGGTGCCAGCCATCGCGATCATCACCTCGATCGGCGTTTACGCAGTGCACGCGACCACCTTCGATCTGTTCCTGATGATCGCCATCGGCGTGTTCGGCTATATCCTGCGCAAGCTGGACTTCCCGCTCTCCGCGCTGCTGCTGGGCTTTATCCTCGGCGGCATGATGGAAAGCAACCTGCGCCGCGCGCTGTCCATTTCCGACGGCAATCTGGGCATCCTCTGGAGCAGCCCGATTACGTTGGGTCTCTGGGTAGTGGTGGCCTTTATGGTCGCGCTGCCTTTCTGGCGCGCCTATCGCGCTCGCCGCGCGGTGCCACTGACCGATGCCTGA
- a CDS encoding AbrB family transcriptional regulator produces MPDRAMWLGRAKLWSTPLVGLVGGWLASLADWPLPWMVGSLLAVILVRCSGWMLVELPGGRQTGQWIVASAIGLHFTAPVFEQILGYWWVIILGSCITVMLCLIGIGVLRRSGVDRATAYFASMPGGASEMVVLALRHQAEPAKVAAAHSLRLLMVVLIVPALFTLTLPETPAPEPDSTHWGWLALLMPLGAGLAMLWRRLGQPNPWMLGPLTVCAVASVWFDLDIALPAGGGELGQWLIGCALGCHFDRKFFRSAPAFMLRVVLFTLLAMLVAALCAEVLSWFAAVDDISLMLGMMPGGITELCLTAEALHLSVALVTALQVLRLFLVMFLAEPAFRLWTRLQP; encoded by the coding sequence ATGCCTGACAGGGCAATGTGGCTGGGCCGAGCCAAGCTCTGGTCCACGCCACTGGTTGGGCTGGTGGGTGGCTGGCTGGCCAGCCTGGCTGACTGGCCGCTACCCTGGATGGTCGGTTCATTACTTGCGGTCATCCTGGTGCGTTGCAGCGGCTGGATGCTGGTCGAACTGCCCGGCGGTCGCCAGACCGGGCAATGGATCGTCGCCAGCGCCATCGGTCTGCATTTCACCGCCCCGGTATTCGAGCAGATCCTCGGCTACTGGTGGGTCATCATTCTCGGTTCCTGCATTACCGTGATGCTTTGCCTGATCGGCATTGGCGTACTCAGGCGCAGCGGGGTGGATCGCGCGACCGCCTATTTCGCCAGCATGCCCGGAGGCGCCAGCGAAATGGTTGTGCTCGCCCTGCGACACCAGGCCGAGCCAGCCAAGGTTGCTGCGGCACATAGCCTGCGCTTGTTGATGGTGGTGCTGATCGTTCCCGCGCTGTTCACCTTGACCTTGCCCGAAACCCCCGCCCCCGAGCCGGACAGCACTCACTGGGGCTGGCTGGCACTGCTGATGCCGCTGGGAGCGGGCCTGGCGATGCTCTGGCGCCGGCTCGGGCAACCCAACCCCTGGATGCTCGGCCCGCTGACCGTCTGCGCTGTGGCCAGCGTCTGGTTTGATCTGGACATAGCACTGCCGGCCGGTGGCGGCGAACTCGGCCAGTGGCTGATTGGTTGCGCGCTGGGCTGCCATTTCGATCGTAAATTCTTTCGCAGTGCCCCAGCCTTCATGCTCAGAGTAGTGCTGTTCACTCTGCTGGCGATGCTGGTGGCCGCGCTCTGCGCCGAGGTGCTCAGCTGGTTTGCCGCGGTCGATGACATCAGCCTGATGCTGGGCATGATGCCCGGCGGCATTACCGAGCTGTGCCTGACCGCCGAAGCCTTGCACCTCTCTGTGGCGCTGGTCACTGCCCTGCAGGTATTACGGCTGTTTCTGGTGATGTTTCTGGCTGAACCAGCCTTTCGTCTGTGGACCCGCCTGCAACCCTGA